The stretch of DNA CTTCATAGTACGGCCTCTTCTGTTCATCAGTGAGCTTAGACCACTCAAAGCCCAGCTGAGCACTGATGTCTATTTTGCTGACTGTGGGGCAGGCTTTCTGCAGGGCATCTCGGTGGATGCGAGCCCAGATCAGAAAGGCATTCATGGGCCGTTTAATGCGTCCATCCTTGTGTTGCACAGTCTGTATTTGCTTCAGATCTGAGGGAGATATTTGGACATTTGGAAACATTCATACAGGAGGACATGCTGACCTACAGAAGGACTGTCTTTTTACAACAATACTAATACAATATATCATACAGaatctttctgctgctttttaccGTCTTTTGAATGTTTACAAACTCTACCTCAAACAGAAAAACCCTTTGTGAACTCTATTTTCTATTGTGATTCTATTTGCAAATGTCTTCATCTGCTGTGCACTTTAGTCACCGTTTACTTTAGTGTTAGGAtaatgtctgtctttatctaTTGTGCCTGTGCACTTTACTTCTTCAACGGGGGATagtaagaaatgttttttttcatgttctttgTATGTCTAGTTCATGTGAAGAAATTGATAATAAacctgactttgactttgacattGCAGATATCTGGAAATAATTTTTTATCAGTAAAAAACtataagacaaagacagaataaaatcaGGCTCgtaaatttgatttaaactAATCTTTGTAttatatgcaaataaattatattgttatgtaaaaaaaaaatttaaaaaaagaaactttttatctttatataaaaggactatttatgtttttattttctttgtattaaGGGGCGATTTATCCATGTGTTATCTGTTTCACTCACAGTAATATGTTTTACTACTTTTACACACAAGACAATACAGGACGTGCACTTTGCtctatttttttgtgatattaTTAGTTATgttaatttcatgttttttataaCAATGTGAGATCTCAACATTATGAAGGTAGTAGCTTCAAAAGGGCCCATTTAGGGGTTCTGCCTCACTTTACACTAAATACTATGGTTTTATCTTTGCCTTTTGTTATCTTTaaatactgcaaaataaaaggaatCTCATCCGCACACATCCTCCACACACGGGAGGATACCTTGGTCTGTTGGCGGGATGGTGAAACAGATAATTGGACGCCGATCTCCCAGTCTGGGTgaggtctgtgtctgtgtgagggcTTGTCCACCTCCTGCTTCCTGTTGACCTGGAACCGGACATGTTTGTTTCACCTTTCTGACCAGACTGCTGTTACTATGGATACAGCCAATGGTCACTATGAGCGCTGGTGTCCACTGTCACACTTCgtaacgttttgttttttttgtttataaagtTGTACATATATGACATGGTGTCAGCCCTTCTATGAAACGATTATCTTACTTGCTCTAAATGAGTAGTTTTTCTTATCCCACGTCTTGAACTCATTTCCAGTCCCGTCCCGTCGCAGTTGAACCTGGCCTCCATCTCCGGCCTGAGTGATCCGAGCCAAGGCCTTCGCTGGATCCTCCTGACCCGGTTCTACCCGAACCGTTCCTCGTCTCGTATTTTGGAGTGGTGTCTTCATTGGGGTTgtggttagttttttttgttaatttcccCGTTATAATGATGTTTAATCTGGACTGTGTGTGCGAAACAAGAACCGTTAGTTTCCCCGACAACGCAAGTCTTCGTACCACGTGATCTGAGCTTTGCAGCGGTTTACGTGAAACAGGGTTTCCCGCCAGAAAAGAAGGGTTTCAAAACTTTATAAAACATAAGCATTGAAATGTTTATATTCACCCAGTTTTCTGTCATTAATCCCAAAATCTACAtttatagaaaatgaaaaactgtgagatttctttcctcttttattcaaatttcaattaaaatttgctacacagaaaaaaagcagaatgggTCCCATCTCCATAACATTACCAAAcactaaacattttatttttaaaataccaaTAAGGATAATTTCTGTCTTAAACTTCCCATGTACTGACATGAATCTAacgcagagagagaggatgtttgttacaataaaaatggattcagttttatttccaaaaattgtataattaaatgtaatgaaaCTATAAGAAAGACATACTGAGCATTTAatgttataatttaatttaatgtcgAATGAAGTACAGAAAATATAGAgtacaatcaaatcaaatgatcTGTACtcggaaataaaacaaaacaacaaaactaaaatccTGATTCAAGTCAACTAAATTACGTTAGCAGTAGCTCTCCCGTATGAACGTAACCTTACGagtaaactaataaaatatttaactaaacTATGGAATTATCCTTCTGAGAGtaacaaaataaagatttgGTCATTTGTCGTGCAGTGCCCCAGAAAATGACAAGAGGCTCTGCTTAGCTGTGTTTGCACATCAAACAGAGAAAACTATACATAAAGTCACGCATTCACTCACGCATTTCTCACACCAACTTCACTCAAATCCACCCAAAACCCtctgaactggtctcagctagCCATAGCACTCGTGTGCGAAATGATTCAGCTAATGAAATGCATCCACGGGGAGGTTATTTTCTAAAACATGGTACATGCGGTGCAGGTATGCAAGTCTTGTACCTAATCGCTGCCAAGTGAGCTACAGGGTGAAAAATGTTTGCTGgcaaaaatacatattattaaCGAGACACTGCTAGGTTGTGCTAAAAATTCTGCTTTGTCGCTGCTGTAAACATGTACCTAATTTACCAGAGTGTGTTTGCAAGAGTTaggcctgggtgggtgggtcaGCAGTCAGAAAACATCAATGAACAAACAGTTCTCTGGATAATACACTGACTGACCCTTTAATCAGACTGGCAAAGGCATCTAACACGTAGAGTAGTGAGCATGTataacttttaggtgcatttaTTCACATTGCCTTTTACACATGGACAAAATAATGTACTGTCCATCTGTTGTGAACTACTGCAAGCCTGATACAATGCAGAGAAGCCAAActcagaagaaaaagaaaatcagtagTCCACTCTTATATGGCTCAGGAATAAGAAGACAAGCCAGTGTTGTCTCAACACGTATGCTCattctgccctctagtggaggaCTATAGTATGGAGAAAGTAATAGTCACTGGCAATGGTGGAATGGCTATTTTATTTGAGACCACTATACTGTTGAATTATCTGTAGTGATTGTATAATGAAGGGCAATATACTGTAGTtcatatataaaacatgtaaagaTGAGGGATTTTCCCCATATGGAAGTAATGACTAGAGGCTGTGTGTTGACACCCTCCCTGCCCCTCAGGTGTCCTCAGTGTGGTACACTTTCACACATACAACTACCGTTGGAGAAGGGGCATCAGTGAGCACGTTCGCCCACCTCCGAGATCCTGTCATTAGATTACGAAGGTGAACGATCACCGGTGCTACCTCACCAACGAGAGcagatgcagagagagaaacatgcAAGGTTGTCTTCAAGTACACCAGTTCTTCTGTGGGTCATACTCCCATAATATCAGACATGCACTCGCGCTCTCtagcacacaaacgcacacagacatcGTCAAACCTTCATTTCCCAAAGTTGCCAAAGTTAGCGAAGGCATCTTGTTTGGGTGGGACCGCGGTTGGGGTGATGGAGTGCGCTAGGCCCATCCCTACTCCTGGAACGCCCATGCCAGCCATACCGCCCATCATCACTGGAGCAGCCATGCCCATATTCATGCTCATGTTCATTCCCATCATGCCTTGGTTCACAGGAACTCCACCCTGTAAACCCGTGGTCATTGAAGGCGGCATACCCGCTGCCAGCGAAGAAGTCATGccggttgccattgatgctggCATGCCCATCGTCATGGCATTGCCTGCCATCATGGGATTGGCCGGGGGTCTTATCGGTGTTACATGGGGCGGAGAGCTGAGGGTCAGTCCTCCAAAATTCTGGGCCAACAGATTGACGGGAGGCACTCCTGTACAGACACATATGAACCACGACTAAATGgactttgtttttaccacttgaaatgtttgttttagaaAATTACACTGACTAGTCAAACCATTTATGGTGACAAAATGATTCTGAAGCATGACAGCAACCATAAACAAAACCACTGTAATGTGAGACTACACTTGGTAGATCCTAAAATGGTGAATTCGTTTTGTGTATTAACTAAAACGTTGAACCACATTAATCACATCAACACAGAACGAGTCTTCCAGGAAGGAGTATGGTACCTTGCTGCTGGATAATATTGTTGAGAGTGGGCGGTGTCTTAGTGGGGTTGAGACCCGCGGAGAGGAAGTCCAGGCTGATGTTGACAGAGGGGTCAGACCAGGTCGACCCTAGTGACCCCTGACCTCCGACCTTCTGCTGCTGCCCTATGGGCTGCTGAGATGCCATGCCTCCCAGACTCTGAAACAAATCACGATTATTACAAAGTATAGCGTAATATCActgcactaaaaaaataaaagcaacgtattgcagaaaaaaacatgcttttaaGAAGCATGTCATTCTTTTAAACTACCGTCCTGTGAAGCATACAATACTTACCTGCTGGGAGCGAGAAAGGGTCATGGTGGGCATAGCAGCAGGTGCTCCTGGGGTCACCCCTCCAAGAGAGAAAGTCATGCTCTGAGACGCACTGAGCGTTGTATGAGGATTGTTTAGTTGATGGTTAACTCCGCCCATCAGGTCAAAGAGCTCCGCGGAAGGTGGGACCGTGGCGGCATTAGAAGCTGAGGCTGTGGGCGACTGGACGCTGCCAAACAGGTCTGTGACCGGCTGGGAAGGAGCAGAACTGGACGAAGCGGGAGGATTAGCTGAGAAGGCGTTCCAGTCCCCGAATTCTCCATTACCGCTGGGTGACGCAGCAGCTGGCCAAGAGACAGTAGAGGTTTAGTATAATAGGGTTTTAGTGGCGATTGCAACATTTTGACGGCAACAACACCATcgctgtattttaaaaaaaaaaagaaattcctcCAACTACAGGTGAGTTTCTGGctgttaacagacactagtgaTATAATAAACCTAATAAAAAAACCTTAACTCGCCACCAGTCAGTGGATGGTCTTCacgaaaaaaaagtcaacaagcccaaagcttttgttttagctttgattttaaatatatcCAAATCATGTTCTGACAGAGTATGTTGTTGAATAAGAAACCAGCACTGAGGTTTACcacaggaggagctgagagaaggaagaggatCTTACCAGTGGAGGTGGGGAGGCTGGCAGAGgctgcaggagaggagaagTCAGCAAAGCCACCAATGAGGTCTGAGCTGCCACCTGAATAGACACAAATGCacaattatacaaaaaaaaaaaatgtgcaaaatttccTGCctaataaaaagtttaaaaaaggaGCTTTTAGTTACCCGTTGTCGAGGTCTGATTGGATGAAGGGTCAATCACTAGAAGGTCAGCTAAACCGCCACTGGAAGACTGCCTGACCGACgactggagggaggagagagaccCACTGATTAAACCTGTACTCACAAAATGGATAAAATTAGGAAAAGACCGAGCTCAAGTACCTTCTCCTCTGGGCTCCTGTCTCCTGTGTAGTGGGCTGCAGCGCCCAGGTCCAGAGTCTTGTTGCTCGTCCCTCCGCTGCGTTTccgtgtggtggtggtggtggtttctgTTGCTTGCGTGATCTGGATGCTCTTCGTGGTGACGgtttcctcctcatctttgAACTCCAGGGTGTCCTGCCTGCCGTTTCTTGATGCTCGGTCCTCCTCGTTGTCACTATGGAAACCACACGAAAGGACTCAGGACGTTCTGCTTTGCTATAATTATTGTGATTTCTGTATGTTATTGTCTGGTTATGTAATAGATAATCCAGGACAGAGCAGTTTAAACATTTCGTATGAGAGTGGGTGGCAGattggtttatttcattttttgataCACTGTGAAAACAAGAGTCATACAGACACAGTAAACACGTAGAAATGTTTACCTGATTCTGTCTGGTGAGTCGTCTCGTTCCTTCTTTCTGAACTTGTTGAGCGTGTCGTCGATGGTGCTGCCTATCTTATCACTGATCTCTCCGAGCTTCTCGCTGAAGGGGAAAGCTCCTTTGCTCTTGTCCCAGTCTTCATCCCATTTACTCCGATCCAACTCATTAGCTGGAAGGAAGACGACGAGAGAGAAGACAATGAGGTTCCAGTTTCACATGAATCGAcaatgaacaaaagaaaaaagcataTGAAGTATTTGGTAAAGGCAGAACACTTCAGACATGAATGACATACACTATAAAGACTCAATCCAATATCATTAACTTGTcattaaattactttaattacttttaattagTATTGGAAAAAATCACTTTTGAGTCTTTTATAAATTAATGTATTGATTAGATTCTCCAATGTGAAGATGATTGTCTGCATTTAATATCTTTGAAAGGCACCAAACATCTTTGTATGTATTCACCGACTTAAAGAGTTTATCAGTTAATCAATAACTCTGAAATGTTAATGCAGACAACACAGCGTAAGGTCTTTGTATTACTCTCCTTGATATCCTTGGACAAGTTTTAAATCTACTTGAGCTATCAAAGGAAACACTGTGAATTACTTACAGCTCTTAAAGCTCCCGCCTCCTCCGCCCATACTGTCAGATGAGACTCCAATGTATTTATCTTTGTTCTTCTTggctttcttcctctcctctctcagccTGTCATCGTCCTGGATGAACTCCACCATCTCCTTCACCTTCTGACGCACATTGATGCCCTGGTCCTTACCATTCTCATCTGGACACAGACGCAAGTGACAGAAATTGCTATTACAATTAACGTGGATGGTATCTTGGTGACACCCTGTCCTTACGTCCAGTTTCAATCACCTTTGTCAAAGCAACTAATTTCACCCATAGaacagaaaaaagtttaaaccaATACAGAGGCTTATCATTTGACATTTAGAGACTCACCGATGAAGTGGTAGTTTTCTAGAGATCGCAGGTCGTAGATGTGTTCTCTGGCACTGGTGACGACTCTTTCAGAGCCGTTCCTGATCAGATAGGCCAGGAGCAGTAATGCCTgggagaggaagacagaaatgaaaatataatagtCGTCAGCAAATAGTGAAATAACAAGTGAGCTACACGTAGAAGATGCAGTCAGGATTGCTCAGTCATCAATGAATATTTTTAgtgacattaattaattaattcctcCTTGAGTCTTGCACAATTTATGGTAATGATGAGGTATTGTTGATTTAACTTTATGTAAATAATAAGACAGTTGCGTAAACACTGAAGCTCATGTGGACGTCTGTCTGCTGACCCAGAAAAGCACAGagacactgaaataataaataaccagacCAGCACAATACAAGAGCCCCTGAAGACCAACCAACAAATCAACCACAGCGCGACCATACCTTGTAGACACGTCTCCAGTTCTTCTTGTTGTCTTTCAACATTCTGGTCCACAGCATGTTCATCACCTCCGGGAACTGCTCATACATAAAGGTGGATCTGGACACACCAAAACATACAATTAAAAGCGCTAAAGAAAATGCACTTGTCCGTCTTAATTGCTTCTAAACACAGGACTTGGAGTGACTAGTAatatttgtgtgagtgtgtgtgtgtgtgtgtgtgtgtgtgtgtgatacctACTTGGCTATCTCTCCCATCAGCTGTCCAGAGGGTCCCCAGGGGTCGTCATTTGTGGCCTCTCTCACCTTGGACTCAATCTCCGAGTAGTTCATTACCACATTGGTGCTGTTGACACAAACGCACGTGTTCTTCATCAATTATactaataaaatacagtattatctccagtgtttgtgtgaggcGATGAGCTTTCCCATCTCGTATTTCTGCCCATTTGTTCTGACCCAACTCGTAATCAACCTTGCTGCAAATGCTATCAATGTATTCACACTCCACTCCACAGAGAACAGCCTGATCCAAAGGCAGACAGTTACAAAGATACACGGACGTATTGACACAGCAAAGCGAGACAAATATCGAATGGCTATTTGGGGAGGCTACCAGGGCGTTATTATCATATCCAACGCACACAATGCACATCCCCATGGAAACGGCAAGAAGGTGTTCCTTTCATCCTGATGTCCTGATGTTCTTTCCCAAATAAGAGACGGACATGCACCTGGTCATCCATGTGGGGATTCGTGCCACCAGGTGTGGGCTGCAGTGGACAGAGGTCACCATGGCTGGTCTATGGGGCTAGAATGGCCCAATCAAAAGAAACTGCAGAGTGTGGTCAGACGCCGTTCTATCAGAACAGGCATTATCTTTTTGAACAATGTTCAGCCACAGTAGGTGTTGTATTGGAACACAGCAGCCTGTGCCGACCATGGCCCCGCTGCTGGTTCGTCCCTTTTGACAggtttggagatgctctgacccagtcgCCATCACATTTTGGCCTTTGTCAGAGTCACTCAAATCCCTCCACTTATCCATTTTCTCCTGCCTCCTACACATTAACTTTGAAGACAAAATTGTTCACTTGCCGCCAaatatatcccacccactgacaggttcCGTGACAACGACATAATCAgtgttagttataatgttatggctgatgtgCACGCACCAATTAACTGTGAAAAACAGGGTAATCACAGCATATTCATGCCTGTGTGTTAAACAACAATACATCTGAG from Mugil cephalus isolate CIBA_MC_2020 chromosome 15, CIBA_Mcephalus_1.1, whole genome shotgun sequence encodes:
- the LOC125020880 gene encoding clathrin interactor 1-like; protein product: MLNMWKVRELVDKATNVVMNYSEIESKVREATNDDPWGPSGQLMGEIAKSTFMYEQFPEVMNMLWTRMLKDNKKNWRRVYKALLLLAYLIRNGSERVVTSAREHIYDLRSLENYHFIDENGKDQGINVRQKVKEMVEFIQDDDRLREERKKAKKNKDKYIGVSSDSMGGGGGSFKSSNELDRSKWDEDWDKSKGAFPFSEKLGEISDKIGSTIDDTLNKFRKKERDDSPDRISDNEEDRASRNGRQDTLEFKDEEETVTTKSIQITQATETTTTTTRKRSGGTSNKTLDLGAAAHYTGDRSPEEKSSVRQSSSGGLADLLVIDPSSNQTSTTGGSSDLIGGFADFSSPAASASLPTSTAAASPSGNGEFGDWNAFSANPPASSSSAPSQPVTDLFGSVQSPTASASNAATVPPSAELFDLMGGVNHQLNNPHTTLSASQSMTFSLGGVTPGAPAAMPTMTLSRSQQSLGGMASQQPIGQQQKVGGQGSLGSTWSDPSVNISLDFLSAGLNPTKTPPTLNNIIQQQGVPPVNLLAQNFGGLTLSSPPHVTPIRPPANPMMAGNAMTMGMPASMATGMTSSLAAGMPPSMTTGLQGGVPVNQGMMGMNMSMNMGMAAPVMMGGMAGMGVPGVGMGLAHSITPTAVPPKQDAFANFGNFGK